The window GGCACGGGCAGCTTCTTTAGGACTCGTCAGTTGAGGAGGCATTTCAACATCATCCAGCGGTCCTGAATCATGAACTCGATGAGAACCCCTAGTTCCCTTTTTATAACGAAAACACAAGACAAACAAAAGTATAACCGATGAACAAGTCCCAACACAACCAACAACCAGCAATGCAACATTTTTTGTGGTCCAATTAACACCACCATGTTTGCTTTCTGGCTCCGGAACCCACACAGGAACCGGATTTTCAACCGTAGGCACAGGATCACATGGTTTACAAACCATTAATCCTTGCCCACAAAACCTCCCAGCCCCAGGGGAAGCACCACAAGGGCATTCCCTTCTACACACACCTGCCATCACATTCTCAAACACCAAACCATTAGCATCAAAAACCTCATCCCCCCAACAATACAAACCATAATCCTTTGTCCCAACGCCACAAAAAACACCTCCATTGGCCTCAATTGCCTCAAAACTAGTCCCCTCAAGACCCCAAGGCAAACGAAACCCACCCTCCCCCCAACAAACCACCCTCCCATCAACTCTAATCCCACAACTCCTCCCATCCCCCAAAGCCAACCCTTTAAACAAACCCTTAGGCGGATCACCCACCAAATTATCCCCCCAACACTTGATCCTCCCCCTCACAGAAATCGCGCAAAAATGCCCTAAACCAGCAGCCACACTACTGTAATTCCCCCTAAACACACCACCCCCAACCCCACTCAAATTCCCAAAACACTGAATTTGGCCTAATCCCACCAACCCACAAACGAAATCACCCCCAACAGCCAAACCCCCCGAAAATTTCGCACCAGGCCTTTTAAACTTCCTCCACTGCCAGCACTCTAAGCTTCTCCCACCCCCCAAAACCCCACAAATCCTCTCCCTCCCAGACGCCAAATCATCAACAACCGGGCCACTATAAATCCTCTTACTCACCACCACACCATCACCACCACCAAACCTCCAGCAAATTATATTAGACCTATCCTCATCAAGCCCACAAACATACCCATCACCCCCAACAACCCCAGAAAAAGAAACGCCCTCAAATTCACCTATCTCATCATACTTACGATCTTCAACTTGGTGCGCAAAAGTCTTGCAGCTGAGCTGATGGCGCTGTTGCATGACTGAGCAGATTACAATAGAGTTGTCATGAGGAGAGCGAGAGATGGAGAAGGTTgggagagagacgagagagagggggagaaaggagagagagaagagaaaaaAGAGAGCACAATGAGAGAGAGTAGTCATTGAGAGTTCATGGTGAGCTAGCTCAGGGGAGTATATACGTATAATGTGTTATTGTGTTGTGCGTGTATATATACGTGTGAAAAGGAGAGCATgaaaaaacaagaataataaaatatgagtttGGGCTTGACAGAAGAAAGAGTAAGAGGCAGGAACGAGTCGCGGGAGCGTGTGGGTCAACCTTTTCAAatcactttctttctttttttggcgtattttttgcattttattattatttttgttataaatgaAACACTATAAATTATTGAGCCTGTTTGGTAAGATTTTTTCTTCAACGAacaaatttatgaaataatgtatggtttgaaaataattttttgataaatgagaatGATATATTCAGGGTCTAGAATGGTATTAGTATAAATTATAATGTATTTACTtccataatatttcaaaattattattattatatattttaacgaTTCATAAGTTGGTGATAATATAAGATTATTCAAATGGTCACTAATTTTAACTGCAATTCAAGTAATTACCAGAGAACACAACACTACTGACAATTTTGAAGTTAAGAGAGCAAAAGAAATGAGTTCAGTTAATACGCCACACACGGCACGGTTATGCATTTGTCATTTCGCATAAGCTTTTGGCGCCACTAGAAAATTTAATACTCCGTCGGTCCTTCCGTcctattttagttgtcacattttgtATTGtgtcggtcaaattgactaaaatttgactgaaatttattaatattttatcaattgacaaaataaaaaaaatatgtcactaaaaacaacttttaatctactttaagatgtgattttcagttttttaaaataatgagtgagtgacttataatctttgatcaaaatttagtcaatttgactaacaaaaatagaaatgtgacaactaggacggagggagtaatactaTGTAACTCATTTTGTAGTTGCCAGATTACGACATTAGAGTTTATTTTTAACCAAACAGTGAATTTGATTTTCAGGGACACTATATATGTTCTAAGAAACATATTGCCAGAGAAAAGATGAAAAACTGCACTAAAATATTCGCTAATCATGATTATATTAGAATATTATGGACtgatcataattataattatattagaatgTTGCGGTACTCATTATTGAATTACTTCATACTATCTCGTTGTATTAGGATGTTGTTAGTTACGATTGTATTAGAATGTTAGTTACGATTGTACTGCAGTATTGCACCAATTGTATTAGAATGTTGTTTGTTGTAATTATACTAAGATATTGCGTTAATTATAATCAAATGTTGTTAGTTATGATTGTATTAGAATATTAAGACAGTaacaattttttcttttatgacggtaacaatttttttttctacagTACTGACATGAGCATCGAATGAAAACCAAACTGCATGGTCCGACTATACTAGGATGTGCTAGTCACAGGTGAGATGTCCTCAAACTACAAACTGATGACTATACTAGCATGTTGCAGTGGTCAGCTTGAATTGCACCCAAACTGGTAAGGGTATCTGGCACTAGCAAAAAGAAAATATGTTACAGAGAGGTAAACAGATGCTATTAACAAGTTTAAAAAGGCTTACTTTACAGTTTGAATATAGTTTAATTTAGATACATACttaatgataaataatttagaatGGGGTTTGACACATGCTTAATGATACATATTATACAAGTTTAAAAAGGCTTAATTTACAATTTGATTATAAAACTTCACAACCATGATTTAAACAAACTCAGTTTATTCTAGTTGCCATCATAATGGTACTACAAATTACACACTATACTTGGCTTCTACTAGAACTATAGAAATGAGAGGATTTCAAGATCTTTATTCAGGAAGCATTTCCAGCATTAAACCAATACTATATGGAGTCTTTACGATTCATGTTGGTTTTTCCCACAGGCTTAGCATCGATAAGCATGTTGACCACCTCTCTCATATCGGGCCGCAACCTCGGGAGCTTTGTGGTGCAAAGTGTTGCAATCTTCAGGACCTTGATCATCCCATTTTGGAGAAAGTCTGATGCCAGCTTGTGATCAAGAACTTCGAAAACATGTTCGGAATTGTCAAGGTGAGTTGAAACCCAAAACACTATATCTCTCCCCTCTCCGTATGTCCCCTCCTCTATTGCTCTTCTACCTGTCACAAGTTCTAGTAACACAACTCCGAAACTATAGACGTCACACTTTTCGGTGATCTTCAGAGTATATGCCAGCTCTACAAAAAATTCAGAATATAAAAAGAATCAGTTACTCATAATAGCACACTGGTCTTAAAGAGACCATTGTCCTTGCGTGTGCAGGTTTAATAAGCATCATGCTACACAGATAACctatttcaaaagtaaaatgaaGGAGTAAATTTGAGATAAGAACGTATGACAACAAGTGGTAAAAGTTTCATATACGGAAAAACCAAGAGTTAGTGAAGGTATACTTGTAGTGTTTTATATGCATAGTTACACACTGTTAAGATATATAGTATATCATCCTATTAAGCATTTAAGCCTTTTTTCTAAAACATTGAGGTTTTATGAAAGCTTTTTGACATATACTGCCTTTATTTGATGCTGCTGCAAGATGAGCAGAAACACATAGTTGATGCAACACAAACATAACATACTGTTTATTTTCCTACTTTAATctttatatttgattaacaGTTTGATTTGTGTAATTACTATAGTGTGATAAAAATCAATTCCTGGACAATTAACAATTTCTATGCTTACAAGGTAAACAGAAAAGAACATGATATCTTTAATAGCATTATCTTTTTAAAACTTACCAGGAGCAATGTAACCATGTGTGCCTGCAAAACAGTTGGATTCTGAATCTGTAATAGAGTCTTCTACAACCTTTGCAACACCAAAATCTGCAATCTTTGGTTCATAATCCTCATCAAGTAAAATGTTGGTAGATTTAATATCTCTGTGGATAATTGGTGGTGAACAATCGTGATGCAGATAAGCCAACCCTCTTGCAACTCCTAATGCAATATTGTACCTCTGATTCCAATCCAATTCTGGTATTCCACCTTTAATAGTGCGGTGCAAAGCTTGAAACAGATTACCGTTCGCCATGAACTCGAACACAAGAAAATTTGAACCCCCTTTCATTAGATACGCATACaacttcaatatatttttatgcCTTATCTTTCCAAGAATTCCCATTTCTGCTGTCAACACTTTCATTTTGCCTTCCCACAGTTGCTTCACAGCTACCGATCCTCCAACTTTCTTTGTATCAAGTCGATAAACTTTTCCTGTGCTCCCTGTGCCTATTAAATTATCTTCATCCAAATCACAGACATCCTCAGCATCAAATTCGACTTGATGGAAAGTCTCAATCATCCACTTGGAATCTGATACCTTCTTATCAAGGTTGTTTTCAATATAAGCTTCTTTGAGTTTGAAGTTACGATAACTCAATACCAACAGGCCACTTAGCATACAAATCAAAGCAAGTAGTATGATGACAAAGATCACACCTTTATTTTTGGAAATACTCCTATATTTCTTTTCACAGACATTTAAACCTTGGTTTGAGTGGCTCTTTAATTGCTCATTGATGCAAAGTTCCTTGTTTCCGATGAATGCCTGGTCTCCTCCCAATGTCAAAAGATCAGAGGGAAGTTTCCCAGATAGCTGGTTGTTAGACAAATCAATGGAGCTCAGCTTCAAATTTTGGAGACCTTCTGGAATGGAGCCGATTAGTTTATTTCTTGAAAGGTTCAGCGAGTTTAATGAGCTCATCCCGGTAAAAGAATCTGGAATACTGTTACTTAAAGAATTTGAAGCAAGATTTAACTCAACCAACCTAGAACATTTACTCAAAGCCGCCGGTATAGATCCAGTCAATGAATTTTGTTCCAGATGCAGATAAGATAATTGGTTCAGAGCGCCGATGGATGAAGGTATATCTCCAGAGAAGTCATTATAGCTcaaatgtaatttttgtagCTGCACAAGTTTGCCAAGTTCATTGGGAAGATAACCTGAAAAGTTATTATTCATCAATTCTAATTCACTCAAACGGATTGAAGCCCCGATGCTTGGAGAGATTCCTCCACTAAAATTATTATCACTAAAATCTATTATTGTTGCGTAAGGCAATGCCCATAAACCATCAGGAATTTTCCCAGAAAGTTGGTTCTGGTTAATCCTCAACCTCACTAGGGATTTGCATTTAGCATAATCATCTGACAATTCCCCGTAGAAATTGTTGCCCAGAGCAAGCAAGTACCATAAATTCCCATTTGCACACAAGAACTTCGGGAATTTACCCGTGAATTTATTCTCAGAAATGTCTATACTATTTAAAGGTGAAAACTTCCCAAGGTTTTCTGGAAACTCCCCTGAAAATCCATTCTTGTATATGGATAAACCAACCAGATGGTGCATATCCCCAAATCCACGAGGAAATTCCCCTGAGAAGTTGTTCTTAAAGAGCTGAAAAACTgttaaatttttcatatttccaaTTTCTGGAGGCAACGTTCCATACATCTGATTTGTTGAAATATCAAACTCCTTCAAGAGGTTGAGGGTAGCAAACTCCGGTGGTATTTGACCAGTTAAATTGTTACTGAACAACTCAATCTTGTTGATGTTTCGTAGTTTCGAAATTTGTTTAGGAAAAATCCCCGTAAGCTTGTTTGTGGAAATGTCCAATGTTTCTAAAGCATGTAGATCAAAAATTGATTCAGGGATTTCACCTGTCAGATTAGATCCAGCAAGATACAACCAAGTCAAGTTTCTAAGATTTCCAATACTCTCAGGTATTTCACCCTCATCATAATCATTCATACCAAGTCCTAGAGAAACCAAACCAGTCAATTTTCCCACCCAAGTTGGAAACTTTCCAGCAAAGTAATTAGATGATAAATCCAAAATCTCCAACTTTACGAGCTTCGATAGATCAGGCAAGTCGCCATTCATATTATTGTCACTGACATTCAAAACTCTGAGATTGCTGCAATTCGCCAACTCTGGTGGAAGAACTCCTGATATTAAATTCGATGGTAGCACAAGAGAGCTTAAACTCTGGAGCACAGAAATCGACGGAGAAATCTGGCCCGACAAAGACTTATTGTCAAGCGAGATCTCGACGATTCTCCCCGATTTTTTGTCACAAGTAACTCCAAAGTATTGACAAGGAGGGTTTGAATCTTTCCATGAATCCAGGTAATGTAAAGGGTCATTGAGCTGTTTTTTGAATGCTAGTAGGGCTTGGCTTTCTAGTGACTGTGTCACATATGGTGTGAAAAGGTTGAAGAAAACAAATAAAGTAACTAAAATTTGGAGGGAAAAAGGAGTCATTTTTGAAAACATAGTGGATGGCAATGTCATTTCACAAGATAAAGTTAAGGAAATGCTTCTTTATTAGCTCCATTATTGCCATAATGTACCCCATGCCATTACAGGACAGCAAAACACAACATTCAATAAGTCACCTGCACAATCATGGGGTCTCCATCAAATCATATTTAATTACCAAGTAAAAATACAATTAGTAAAGGTAGGACATCAATTTGGTTTTAGTTGTGGATTTATACATCCACCTCAAAGAAAATTGAAGTGCCTTTTAATTTAACCATATGGTGACAAAGTTTCTTACAACAACACTATAATATCTACTAAACACATCAAAAGAGAGGATTCAACAGTtaaaaataatcattaaaaCCCTAATCAAGATTGTGTGTATCTATAACTACAAACACGGCAGAAAGATAAAACAAAGATTCATAAACAAAACAAGTGCAAAAGAATCATACAgccaaaaaaatcatttttacacaTAATAACAGTGTTAATACAAGCTAAATCTTATCAAAACCACtaactattttttttgtgttttcaGTTCCAGTTTCCTTAAATCTAAGAACCCACAAACCACTGTCAATTTTCATGCAAAATCACAAATCTTTGtgcacaaaaaagaaaaatgaaagttACTGTATGAAACTACTCTACACAACATGATAACAAGCGCAGAAAATtaccaagaaagatatgcttgtCTGCAACTGTAAAGCACACCACTCCACTTGTTCCTATGAAGAATCCCAGCAAACAGAGGTCAAGGAAAGCAAGGAAGCAAGAGGTGTAATAAAAACAAGCTAAAATCTGACAAGGGTATGTGCCAAATAAACTTTTGGtaaagaaaaaagagagaaataaaAGAGAAGAGCAAAAGGGAAGTGTTTGGCAGGTAATGAAAAGGAtaaagagagatgagagaagcaGAAAAACATGGGAAAAGAGGTGAAGAGTAGGGGGACAAGGAAGACAACAGAAGATTAAGACGTAAGTtgatgcattgtttttagtggagagagagagagagagagagagagtagtcCAAAAGGGTGATGAAGTAGTATTGATAATTGGCGGTGTTTTAATAGGAAGCAAGGTCACTCTAGTTAAGCTCTAGAACTTCATCTTTTATCCCAAACAAGAAAAATGAATTTACTTATCATGTGAAATAGATATGAATTGCATATTTGCCTAGTACTGTACATCATACTACAGCTACAAATGTTAGGACAGAAAACAAAGAGCATGGGAAATTGTGGATATATATGTAAGCATCTATTCTCACACCTACTTGAGTTATTCACCTTGGCCATCTCTTGCCTTCAACGTCCCTAGTGTAATTATTTCCCGAGAGATGTGTATTTCGTATAGGTTTCGTTATTTTTTTTCGATATttctgatttttaaaatttctgtaaaattattttgtaaCGTGAATATCTGTAATATTTCTTGAAATCTACCAAATTTTATTGATTCTGCGAATTgagtatataatttatatatgagttAGAATCATTCATTCGctaacttttgaaaattttaaagcgATCATAaatgatatatgtgtgtgtgtgtctgtgtataTTTGACTTGTTTAGTGTTTATTTTAGGAAAAAACCTCTTTTGCTATTTCACAAAATGATGCATTTTTCTAAATTACCGAACTTAAAcattttgtagttaaaaatagctCGGAGAGCAAAAATCTCATACTCAACACGGTTTTCCCATTTTTGTATCACAAAGCAAAATGTAGATGACACTTTTCCAGAGTTGGCAAAAACAAACGCCAGATTTCACTAATTTAGGAGTATATACAACTGGTACGCTTCAGCACTAAAGGATTTAACATTTGAACGTATCACAAAGACGATCCTCATAACCCAGATTTCGAAGGACCACGTCAACTGTGGCATATGATAATCTAGATCGAAGTCGAATAACAGAAAATTTCAAACTGTGGCAACACATTCTGTCCAAGGGCACTTGCATTGTTGACGCACATAacaacaaaatttgaaaatctcAAACTACTTAATTATTACGATAATGCATCTTTTAGGGAAAAGATAACTACAATTTATGAATCAGAACTGATAAACAAATCAACTTTAAAGATATGATTACCTAACACACTTTTAGCTTTGCGCTCACTACTTTGTAGCAAAAGTTGCTTCTATTCAGCTCATCTACAGACCGaattaagttttgaaaaagagaCCACTTACATTTTGCTCACTTTTATAGTATGTTCAGCTTGAATCTGAGTGATTTACTACATATTAATACATAATACAGAGTCATTAATGATTAAAATCCACTACTTCCAGATAACTGAAAATGTGCCCAATATCGAAGCAGAAAACTCAAAAGCAATCCATCTACTAAAGAAGGTCAAGGAGGTTCTACAAATTCTATAAAGCTAACACTTACAAGTAAGTGCAGCTTCTTAACTATGATAATAAACCCCGAGCCGTATAGCCATACCTGCTGATCAGATGCAAACTAGACTGGACACTGCAACTTTAATCCCATTTACCCAAGTAACCCTCTCAAAAATGATAAAAGGCCATACTGCATATGTATTTACCTAAAACGCTCAAGGCGAACCTGTAACTCCAGGAAAGAGTtctgaaattttattgaaaacatCCATAACCTGAAATGTGAGATGagagaataaaatcactttTCCTATTAAACAGTAGCAAGAGAGAGCAACATTCATAGAAAAAACTAAAACTGGAATGCATATGTGTTTTTCCCCTAGCCATGAAAAGGATCATCGGTAGTAGTTTTTGCAAGGATGGTTGAACTATAGTTGACCTCATAAAGTTATCTTAATGGAATTTTTTTGCGACCTAGTTTAAGCAGATATAGATATTTACCCAAGCACTGAACTACTACTTTACCCCCACTTTCTTCTGCCGTTTGATGCCTTTTTGCAGCTTCCCAAAGATAATCAAAATAAAGCATCCAAATTTctgaatatatgatttttagcattttctataacctaaaaaaaaaattagataaaagaACCGGAGGTTCGTAGCAAAAGCCCATCTACTTCTATTGTAAGGTCTGTGTAAATCTCTAATCTCACCCTCCCAAACCATACTCTGAGAGGTATATGTTTGGTTTATTTTGATGGACAAGATGAAAGTTATAAAGAAAAATCAGACGTGACACTGCAAAAATTTGCTTCTGCTATGCACCcttttttcttcattttctacaataaaaaaatccacATTGTCTATTTCTAGCAAAAGCCACATGATATCCAAAGAAGATGATATTTAAAGATTTACCTCCTTGTCATTTTGGTACTTTGCAATACTCAATGGATTTTGAGAACACTGCAAAAGTGTTTAATCAATTAGTGGCCAGTTACAAAACTTATAAGCATGTAATGACATATAATGTAACATTAATTGACAAACTACCCAAAACAGAGAATATATAAAGGAATTGACAAATCAGATAGGACATACATCCATGATGGCAGCTTGAACTCTAGGGTTCTGGAAGGCCATGGCAACATCAGGATTcgacattatttttgaaataacttCTTCAGGGGTAAGTCCGATTTGATCTGCgagaaatttaaattaatgttaAAAAAAGAGAGGGATCGTGAAAGTAAGCAATGAGTTGACTCAATTTAGGTCGAGAACTCATTTACTCAGTTTAACTTGCCTGAAGGAAATTATATTCAAGACATTCAGTAtaatttaaaaccaaataaTACAAGTTAAGCCCAACCCCGTGCCGACTGTTTGCTGTTCTGGCAATGAGAGCTCTGGCGGCAAGAATGCCTACCTCCCTAAAGCTAAAGAGGAATATCCCTTTCAATTCACTTGATGCAGACTCGTAGTAAGAACCTTTAAAACATTGTTTTTTTTCCATAGTTCTAGTGCAGCAAAGTTCAATGTGGACAAATTCACTGTTTGATGTAAAAAAAACCCCAGCAAAGTTCAATATCCAAAGGCTAGTAAGAGGTCTGTTTCCAAGGGCGCAATCACAGAAAATTGTAGTTATAAGGGTGCTACACTGATACTTCACCACTCTCCTAACACATTGAGGGGAAAACTACAATTCATGCAGAACAGGAGATAATAAAAGTTAAGAATACTTTCTAAACTATTCGGATGTCCATGTTGACAATAAAATGCTTGTTTCATCACAACTTGGTATTCCGATTTTGTACAAGATGATGTGGAGATCGTAATAAGTGGTATGTCAATGATTCTAAGTCTCTTCTTGAATCTTGAAGGGACTTGTGTGCCAGTCCACATTTACTTTGGCATTCCAGAATGTTTCAATATAGTCGACTTTTAgttgtataaaaaattaaaaaaatggtatattatatataacgtATATGCATAATTGTATAGGATATATAACCGCAAAAGCGTTTAAGCTAAGCTTTAGGGCCTTGTGCTTTTTCCACTCTTTGCATTTATGGGGTAATAATTAACCTCACTGTCAAAATTAAAGTTTTGGGGAATATTAGGGTTCTGGGGTTCTAACTTCAGACCGCTATGAATACTTAAGCATT of the Daucus carota subsp. sativus chromosome 4, DH1 v3.0, whole genome shotgun sequence genome contains:
- the LOC108215691 gene encoding serine/threonine-protein kinase-like protein CCR4; this translates as MTTLSHCALFFLFSLSFLPLSLVSLPTFSISRSPHDNSIVICSVMQQRHQLSCKTFAHQVEDRKYDEIGEFEGVSFSGVVGGDGYVCGLDEDRSNIICWRFGGGDGVVVSKRIYSGPVVDDLASGRERICGVLGGGRSLECWQWRKFKRPGAKFSGGLAVGGDFVCGLVGLGQIQCFGNLSGVGGGVFRGNYSSVAAGLGHFCAISVRGRIKCWGDNLVGDPPKGLFKGLALGDGRSCGIRVDGRVVCWGEGGFRLPWGLEGTSFEAIEANGGVFCGVGTKDYGLYCWGDEVFDANGLVFENVMAGVCRRECPCGASPGAGRFCGQGLMVCKPCDPVPTVENPVPVWVPEPESKHGGVNWTTKNVALLVVGCVGTCSSVILLFVLCFRYKKGTRGSHRVHDSGPLDDVEMPPQLTSPKEAARAPVLEKRLSQMFSMENGGNLEDFSFSVLVRATNSFSDEHKIGSGSFGSVYRATLQDGREVAIKRAQLTKCPSLDGARGGVNYNITKRQDENEYAFVNELECLSRLNHKNLVRLLGFCEDCNEYALIYEYMNNGSLHDHLHNPQTNATMSWPTRIQVALDAARGIQYLHVYADPPIIHRDIKSSNILLDSTWTAKVSDFGLSLMGPQENMSHLSLHAAGTVGYIDPEYFRLQQLTTKSDVYSFGVLLLELLSGYKAIHLNEERMPRNVVDYMVPYIVQDNIHHVLDPKLPPPTPLEIEAIAYIGYLATDCVMLGSQDRPTMSDIVNSLERALLACFAAPALSHSSTNSSS
- the LOC108218391 gene encoding receptor protein-tyrosine kinase CEPR2 yields the protein MTLPSTMFSKMTPFSLQILVTLFVFFNLFTPYVTQSLESQALLAFKKQLNDPLHYLDSWKDSNPPCQYFGVTCDKKSGRIVEISLDNKSLSGQISPSISVLQSLSSLVLPSNLISGVLPPELANCSNLRVLNVSDNNMNGDLPDLSKLVKLEILDLSSNYFAGKFPTWVGKLTGLVSLGLGMNDYDEGEIPESIGNLRNLTWLYLAGSNLTGEIPESIFDLHALETLDISTNKLTGIFPKQISKLRNINKIELFSNNLTGQIPPEFATLNLLKEFDISTNQMYGTLPPEIGNMKNLTVFQLFKNNFSGEFPRGFGDMHHLVGLSIYKNGFSGEFPENLGKFSPLNSIDISENKFTGKFPKFLCANGNLWYLLALGNNFYGELSDDYAKCKSLVRLRINQNQLSGKIPDGLWALPYATIIDFSDNNFSGGISPSIGASIRLSELELMNNNFSGYLPNELGKLVQLQKLHLSYNDFSGDIPSSIGALNQLSYLHLEQNSLTGSIPAALSKCSRLVELNLASNSLSNSIPDSFTGMSSLNSLNLSRNKLIGSIPEGLQNLKLSSIDLSNNQLSGKLPSDLLTLGGDQAFIGNKELCINEQLKSHSNQGLNVCEKKYRSISKNKGVIFVIILLALICMLSGLLVLSYRNFKLKEAYIENNLDKKVSDSKWMIETFHQVEFDAEDVCDLDEDNLIGTGSTGKVYRLDTKKVGGSVAVKQLWEGKMKVLTAEMGILGKIRHKNILKLYAYLMKGGSNFLVFEFMANGNLFQALHRTIKGGIPELDWNQRYNIALGVARGLAYLHHDCSPPIIHRDIKSTNILLDEDYEPKIADFGVAKVVEDSITDSESNCFAGTHGYIAPELAYTLKITEKCDVYSFGVVLLELVTGRRAIEEGTYGEGRDIVFWVSTHLDNSEHVFEVLDHKLASDFLQNGMIKVLKIATLCTTKLPRLRPDMREVVNMLIDAKPVGKTNMNRKDSI